Proteins encoded in a region of the Nocardia asteroides genome:
- a CDS encoding TniQ family protein, whose translation MSAAMTLPLRVAIGEGEAVDSWIEALARRNGTSPLAVLQALGARPGLRNTRQLLGTTADEAILRRLEHAAGLPENRLDAAAARECDWATQLLVSGRSRFCPQCLAEGGGRWPLIWRWKWQLVCGEHNLLLHDSCPVCADTPRRLLLGGRDPIPPAACGYGPSRGNRCGNDLTAGSTRRAPREVLDTQQWIHDHNTENPATTASTGSPRESELTLVSDWLRGIDLDSVTAEAHAINPDREPTTYHPDGNPRYLDAALTAALLGRAKNILGTHDEPAIAFIGDIHAKNPAPNRFPPRRIELRRWQNASGRFPNRYVRAIDPDLGALTRLRLKSPTATAIHVGGQTTARQRALPQLLWPEWSARLLPASGFHAERFRATLATLLLVPGSAVGRAHRTTLNPRVNPGNCTALLQGMAKLPGGSAVTDVITVLCRIADYLDSATVPIDYQRRREVVPAEAITWQRWRDLACEIGAHPGEQGKGLGRIHVVQRHLHEILTGADLSDPNHPLVFRSPQDRGTYTTALGQFTPHLRRALRDYGQQLLAELGIEEPIIWSPPAELADGLTLPGIDPTDLDTDKIRRLVLDEKRAPSAVADLLGVHIEHVRLALEGLDRPVRQWSKHTAPVSWKLDRDAERTLTREFFEREYIQNKRTLADIGEATGFGKPRVSRIAKGLGVTLRKGADAHPIDQAWLRQQYCDKLRSTADIAAELDVDQMVVNNALHRFAIPTRPQGVFSRTEFLASLPDMVPTRVRTTVEGRLHGWLRLHRFRIAMQFPNLLTAQKYLGRSVALITQLQQLEKHIGGPLFDRSELGRHQHPTALGRALLEDLEDDNVAQLMIQALGAKALPMPDAETIAAAEAAVSKLARQTDPTSPQSRSAAELARQTAQQRKSDYQQIFADLQVEPVSIRAESSLIILQDLLGAASDESHGLAVLQRTGFTEGPVYQALNRFRKAGWLTVHLETHAARRARMGGSTQTSRRRTFFRLTRDGRKAAERVLANAQLRENVKPVRRKPRQTHETQQHSSRS comes from the coding sequence ATGAGCGCGGCCATGACCCTGCCGCTGCGGGTCGCGATCGGCGAGGGCGAGGCAGTCGACTCCTGGATCGAGGCGCTGGCCCGCCGCAACGGCACCTCCCCACTGGCGGTGCTGCAAGCCCTCGGCGCCCGCCCCGGTCTGCGCAACACTCGACAGCTACTGGGAACCACCGCCGACGAAGCGATCCTGCGACGCCTCGAACATGCCGCGGGCCTGCCCGAGAACAGACTCGACGCGGCAGCGGCACGCGAATGTGACTGGGCGACACAGCTGTTGGTTTCGGGCCGGTCCCGTTTCTGCCCACAGTGCTTGGCCGAGGGCGGTGGCCGCTGGCCGCTGATCTGGCGGTGGAAGTGGCAGCTCGTCTGCGGTGAGCACAACCTCTTGCTACACGACAGCTGCCCGGTCTGCGCCGACACCCCACGTCGGCTCCTACTCGGCGGGCGAGACCCTATCCCGCCCGCGGCCTGCGGCTACGGTCCCTCACGCGGAAACCGCTGCGGCAACGACCTGACCGCGGGATCGACGCGGCGAGCACCCCGAGAAGTGCTCGACACCCAACAGTGGATCCACGACCACAACACCGAGAACCCCGCGACCACAGCCTCCACCGGGTCGCCGCGGGAGTCCGAATTGACGCTGGTCTCGGACTGGCTGCGGGGCATCGACCTCGACAGCGTGACCGCCGAAGCACACGCGATCAATCCCGACCGCGAACCGACGACCTATCACCCCGACGGCAACCCGCGATATCTCGATGCCGCTCTGACCGCCGCGCTACTGGGCCGCGCGAAGAACATCCTCGGCACCCACGACGAACCCGCGATCGCCTTCATCGGCGACATTCACGCGAAAAACCCCGCACCGAACCGGTTCCCACCCCGACGGATCGAGTTGAGGCGATGGCAGAACGCATCCGGGCGCTTTCCCAACAGATATGTGCGCGCGATCGATCCCGATCTGGGCGCGTTGACCCGCCTGCGGCTCAAGAGCCCGACAGCGACTGCGATCCACGTCGGCGGCCAGACCACCGCCCGGCAGCGGGCGCTACCGCAACTGCTCTGGCCGGAATGGTCGGCCCGACTGCTGCCCGCGAGCGGATTCCACGCCGAACGGTTCCGCGCCACATTAGCCACACTGCTACTGGTCCCCGGCAGCGCTGTCGGCCGCGCTCACCGCACAACGCTGAATCCGAGAGTCAACCCGGGCAACTGCACCGCTCTGCTGCAAGGCATGGCGAAACTACCCGGCGGGTCAGCGGTCACCGACGTGATCACCGTGCTCTGCCGAATCGCGGACTACCTCGACAGCGCCACCGTCCCGATCGACTACCAGCGCCGCCGTGAGGTGGTTCCGGCCGAAGCGATCACCTGGCAACGATGGCGGGACCTGGCCTGCGAGATCGGAGCCCACCCGGGCGAACAAGGCAAAGGCCTGGGGCGCATCCACGTCGTCCAACGCCACCTACACGAAATACTCACCGGCGCAGATCTATCCGACCCAAATCACCCGCTGGTATTCCGCAGCCCGCAAGACCGCGGCACCTACACGACCGCCCTGGGACAGTTCACCCCCCACTTGCGCCGCGCCCTGCGCGACTACGGCCAGCAGTTGCTCGCCGAACTCGGCATCGAGGAGCCGATCATCTGGTCGCCACCGGCCGAGCTCGCCGACGGGCTGACCCTGCCGGGCATCGACCCCACCGACCTCGACACCGACAAGATCCGCCGACTCGTCCTCGACGAGAAGCGCGCCCCGAGCGCGGTCGCCGACCTTCTCGGGGTTCACATCGAACACGTTCGCCTCGCGCTGGAAGGACTCGACCGGCCTGTCCGGCAATGGTCCAAACACACCGCTCCGGTCTCCTGGAAACTCGACCGCGACGCCGAACGGACGCTGACCCGGGAATTCTTCGAGCGCGAGTACATCCAGAACAAACGCACCCTCGCCGACATCGGTGAGGCAACAGGATTCGGCAAACCACGCGTCAGCCGCATCGCCAAAGGACTGGGCGTCACGTTGCGCAAAGGCGCAGACGCTCACCCGATCGACCAGGCATGGCTTCGACAGCAATATTGCGACAAGCTGCGCTCCACGGCAGACATCGCCGCCGAACTCGATGTCGATCAGATGGTCGTCAACAACGCGCTTCACCGTTTCGCCATCCCCACCCGGCCGCAAGGAGTTTTCAGCCGAACCGAATTCCTCGCCTCCCTTCCGGACATGGTGCCCACACGAGTCCGCACCACCGTCGAAGGTCGGCTACACGGATGGCTGCGTCTGCACCGGTTCCGGATCGCGATGCAATTCCCCAACCTGCTCACCGCCCAGAAATACCTCGGCCGATCCGTCGCCTTGATCACCCAACTCCAGCAACTGGAGAAACATATCGGCGGCCCTCTCTTCGACCGATCCGAACTCGGCAGGCACCAACACCCCACCGCTCTCGGCCGGGCGTTGCTCGAGGATCTGGAAGACGACAACGTTGCACAGCTGATGATCCAAGCACTCGGCGCCAAGGCCCTGCCAATGCCCGATGCCGAGACCATCGCAGCAGCTGAGGCAGCGGTCTCCAAACTCGCACGGCAAACAGACCCCACATCACCACAGAGCCGATCAGCAGCAGAACTCGCGAGACAGACCGCACAACAACGCAAAAGCGACTACCAGCAGATCTTCGCCGACCTCCAAGTCGAACCGGTGTCCATCAGAGCCGAAAGCAGCCTGATCATCCTCCAGGACCTGCTCGGCGCTGCCAGCGATGAATCGCACGGACTCGCAGTCCTGCAACGCACAGGATTCACCGAGGGCCCCGTCTATCAGGCCCTCAACAGATTCCGCAAAGCGGGCTGGCTGACCGTTCATCTCGAAACCCACGCAGCCCGCCGCGCCCGCATGGGCGGCTCCACCCAAACATCCCGGCGCAGAACCTTCTTCCGCCTCACCCGAGACGGCCGCAAAGCCGCCGAACGAGTACTGGCAAACGCCCAACTCCGAGAAAACGTCAAACCAGTGAGAAGAAAACCCCGCCAAACACATGAGACACAACAGCATTCGAGCCGGTCATGA
- a CDS encoding cutinase family protein, with amino-acid sequence MHHNNSRLRRTARAALCAAIAATTVTAGVAAAEPTPDRAGTPCPRWTALLAPGTYETNPTTTGGSAPGILTLLGESLTARYGSDIEIRTLAPSPGTGSVSGADLTAAVSGLCSDTRVVLAGYGQGAEVTGDLATTLGNKGGPIPASRVLAVALVADPRRDATTTQLGTPVSGQGVTGPRSQGFGVLSDRVRTLCLEGDSYCSTTAESSPVLAAVSRALTTAASAASTPAPTSTALPTTTAKARATTTSTPITSFGSASTGQISASQVLAQVVTVLRGLTSFTANVPAIVADLAQLPGLITAADVRGVHRVSGDLNNQFAPLVELADGLDLRLVARALALAAPLDTTGVATIAAEIVGVLAGLDISRIATDVGRAQEIAWTAVESLAGGDPVAAVLALTGLAPVAADLVSATAAAFTGQQFPTLTNTYTASTAETGTAGSATGTGTAVPAAQDDHTATFDATGYNPTAPVLTDWIEQAIDRSK; translated from the coding sequence TTGCACCACAACAACTCCCGCCTCCGCCGCACCGCCCGCGCGGCGCTGTGCGCGGCTATCGCCGCGACCACCGTGACGGCCGGTGTCGCCGCCGCAGAACCCACACCCGACCGCGCCGGTACCCCGTGCCCACGCTGGACCGCACTGCTGGCACCGGGCACCTACGAGACAAACCCCACCACCACCGGAGGGTCGGCACCCGGCATCCTCACCCTGCTCGGGGAGTCCTTGACCGCCCGCTACGGCAGCGACATCGAGATCCGCACGCTCGCGCCCTCCCCTGGTACGGGATCGGTGAGCGGAGCCGACCTCACCGCGGCGGTGTCGGGGCTGTGCTCGGACACGCGAGTCGTTTTGGCCGGCTACGGCCAGGGCGCCGAGGTCACCGGCGACCTCGCCACCACCCTCGGCAATAAGGGAGGCCCGATCCCAGCCTCCCGTGTCCTGGCCGTGGCACTCGTCGCCGATCCGCGCCGCGACGCCACCACCACTCAGCTCGGCACCCCGGTCTCCGGGCAGGGTGTCACCGGGCCACGCTCGCAGGGCTTCGGCGTGCTGAGCGACCGGGTCCGCACGCTCTGCCTCGAGGGCGACAGCTACTGCTCGACCACCGCCGAGTCGTCTCCGGTCCTCGCCGCGGTGAGCCGCGCCCTCACCACCGCCGCCTCGGCCGCCTCCACCCCGGCCCCGACCAGCACCGCCTTGCCCACTACCACAGCGAAAGCCCGCGCCACCACGACAAGCACACCGATCACCAGCTTCGGGTCGGCCTCGACCGGGCAGATCAGTGCATCCCAGGTCCTCGCCCAGGTCGTCACCGTCCTGCGCGGGCTCACCAGCTTCACCGCGAATGTGCCCGCGATCGTGGCCGACCTCGCACAGCTGCCCGGCCTGATCACCGCCGCCGACGTGCGCGGCGTGCACCGCGTCTCGGGGGACCTGAACAACCAGTTCGCCCCGCTGGTCGAGCTGGCCGATGGACTCGACCTGCGGCTGGTGGCGCGTGCGCTGGCGTTGGCCGCGCCGCTGGACACGACCGGTGTCGCGACGATCGCCGCTGAAATCGTCGGTGTCCTGGCCGGACTCGACATTTCCCGCATTGCCACCGATGTCGGCCGCGCTCAGGAGATCGCCTGGACCGCCGTGGAATCCCTCGCCGGTGGTGACCCGGTGGCGGCGGTGTTGGCGCTGACCGGTCTGGCACCGGTCGCCGCCGATCTCGTCTCTGCCACCGCCGCCGCGTTCACCGGCCAGCAGTTCCCCACCCTGACCAACACCTACACCGCCTCGACGGCCGAAACGGGCACAGCGGGCAGCGCCACCGGCACGGGCACCGCCGTTCCGGCCGCCCAGGATGACCACACGGCCACGTTCGACGCCACCGGCTACAACCCGACCGCCCCCGTCCTGACCGACTGGATCGAACAGGCCATCGACCGCAGCAAGTAG
- a CDS encoding GIY-YIG nuclease family protein gives MGGRLTPNGPYFIYALLDPKVYRETKDDLRSIFYVGKGRTTRPHQHAKDVRSALLEEERLHERLDSKAHRIHQILDRGEQVQILYLAEGIHNEDDAFNAEQLAMTLVDGLLRRTDKSVLTNAIPGHHQGVRRVGESDLGGISEWEARLRKDEVDIGTRQLDIEGAGPTSVILVKGTREDLTAHAHRLLRKVTVPHQLEGLAARVNILEMTDEPLTVRQGWDPDDPWDDIDARERARRYWNFSVDRVVGWLRDSESLPTHLLLGIPTQTGETVVRYAWRIDPDGKWEFFPGAHQWGVPLGDRDPAHPFLNHSLYETRNGKRTQVLLQRSAGWRHLVC, from the coding sequence GTGGGTGGTCGATTGACGCCGAACGGTCCGTACTTCATCTACGCCTTGTTGGATCCCAAGGTGTATCGAGAGACGAAGGACGATCTTCGAAGCATCTTCTATGTCGGGAAAGGCCGGACGACTCGGCCTCACCAGCACGCGAAGGATGTCCGGAGCGCGCTTCTCGAGGAAGAGCGGCTCCATGAGCGACTCGATTCGAAGGCACACCGGATTCACCAGATTCTCGACCGGGGCGAGCAGGTGCAGATCCTGTATCTGGCCGAGGGAATCCACAACGAGGACGATGCCTTCAATGCCGAACAACTCGCCATGACGCTGGTCGACGGATTATTGAGGCGCACAGACAAGTCCGTACTCACCAACGCGATTCCAGGCCACCACCAGGGCGTGCGTCGAGTCGGCGAGAGCGACCTGGGCGGCATCTCCGAGTGGGAGGCGCGGCTGCGCAAGGACGAGGTGGACATCGGGACGCGACAACTCGACATCGAAGGTGCCGGACCGACCTCGGTGATCCTCGTCAAGGGAACTCGCGAAGACCTCACCGCTCATGCCCATCGGCTACTGCGCAAGGTCACGGTCCCGCATCAACTCGAGGGACTCGCCGCACGAGTGAACATACTCGAGATGACCGATGAGCCTCTGACCGTCCGGCAGGGTTGGGACCCGGATGACCCCTGGGACGATATCGATGCCAGGGAACGCGCCCGCCGATATTGGAACTTCTCCGTCGACCGAGTGGTGGGATGGCTACGCGATTCCGAGTCACTGCCGACCCACCTGCTGCTGGGCATCCCGACCCAGACCGGCGAAACTGTCGTGCGTTATGCCTGGCGGATCGATCCTGACGGAAAGTGGGAGTTCTTCCCAGGGGCACACCAGTGGGGTGTGCCCCTGGGTGACAGGGATCCGGCTCATCCCTTCCTCAATCACTCGCTCTACGAAACGCGGAACGGTAAGCGGACGCAGGTCCTACTCCAGCGTTCGGCAGGCTGGCGGCACCTCGTCTGCTGA
- a CDS encoding VWA domain-containing protein gives MTAEVPPIADRDDLTVSIAPGAAFGNPAVFVPGLAAIELDGSRLKIDPATAHPERNSDRNRYPAVWGALVHECAHAKHSAWNPPPVAHPGVVEAAMLLEESRIEAAQVRRRPDDRHWLRASTTEIVIGDNGGAIAAAQIPPTRYNAARNAALILARLDGGILEAAEVAPAATAIEAILGTDTLDQLRAIWREAHTVADTDAAAMLELGQRWLDIVGPDPHTDPVPSSPLGAAIGDTVTNIGNAVAASPVDPDPAEVAAAARKAAERAAKDAARQARTVFGDGSGRGRTASTRRTRTARPEEHTAARVLARALNTAATRERATVKTTSALPPGRLRMRGALAREAQRAAGAIPTAEPFTRTTRKTPPVPPLRVGVACDVSSSMGSYAAPAASAAWIIARAAELATMPAQTATVTFGASVKPITYPGTAPARVTEFSCPDYLHAIDTAVEALDGALDLARPGATRLLVIISDGQYQGRNRNRAQARVNALRAAGCAVLWLAPADSEPEPLDGVTLHLVTDPAATAAAIGRAATAAVRAA, from the coding sequence ATGACCGCCGAGGTTCCGCCGATCGCCGACCGTGACGATTTGACCGTGAGCATCGCCCCCGGTGCCGCGTTCGGGAACCCGGCGGTGTTCGTGCCGGGGCTCGCGGCCATCGAACTCGACGGTTCCCGCCTCAAGATCGACCCCGCCACCGCCCACCCCGAACGCAACAGCGACCGCAACCGCTACCCGGCGGTGTGGGGCGCGTTGGTGCACGAGTGCGCGCATGCCAAACATTCGGCGTGGAACCCGCCGCCGGTGGCGCACCCGGGGGTGGTCGAGGCCGCGATGCTGCTCGAGGAATCACGGATCGAGGCCGCCCAGGTCCGCCGCCGCCCCGACGACCGGCACTGGTTGCGCGCCAGCACCACCGAGATCGTGATCGGGGACAACGGCGGCGCGATCGCCGCCGCCCAGATCCCCCCAACCCGCTACAACGCGGCCCGCAACGCCGCGCTCATCCTGGCCCGCCTCGACGGCGGCATCCTGGAGGCGGCCGAGGTCGCGCCCGCCGCCACCGCGATCGAGGCCATCCTCGGCACCGACACCCTCGACCAGTTGCGCGCCATCTGGCGCGAGGCCCACACCGTGGCCGACACCGACGCCGCCGCCATGCTCGAGCTCGGGCAACGCTGGCTCGATATCGTCGGCCCCGACCCCCACACCGATCCGGTGCCGTCCTCGCCGCTGGGGGCCGCGATCGGCGACACCGTGACCAACATAGGCAACGCGGTCGCCGCCTCGCCGGTGGACCCCGACCCGGCTGAGGTCGCCGCCGCCGCGCGGAAGGCTGCCGAACGCGCCGCGAAAGACGCTGCAAGGCAAGCGCGGACGGTGTTCGGTGACGGGTCGGGTCGGGGTCGGACGGCAAGCACGCGCCGGACACGCACCGCCCGCCCGGAGGAGCACACCGCCGCGCGGGTGCTGGCCCGCGCCCTCAACACCGCCGCCACCCGCGAACGGGCCACGGTGAAAACGACCTCCGCGCTGCCGCCGGGTCGGTTGCGGATGCGCGGCGCGCTGGCCCGGGAGGCCCAACGCGCCGCCGGGGCGATTCCGACCGCCGAGCCGTTCACCCGCACCACCCGCAAAACCCCTCCGGTGCCGCCGTTGCGAGTCGGTGTCGCGTGTGACGTGTCCTCCTCGATGGGCAGCTACGCCGCCCCAGCGGCCTCGGCCGCATGGATCATCGCCCGCGCGGCCGAGCTGGCTACCATGCCCGCCCAGACCGCGACCGTGACGTTCGGGGCCTCGGTCAAACCGATCACCTACCCGGGCACCGCCCCGGCGCGGGTTACCGAATTCAGTTGCCCGGACTACCTCCACGCCATCGATACCGCTGTCGAGGCCCTCGACGGTGCCCTCGACCTGGCCCGGCCCGGCGCGACCCGGCTGTTGGTGATCATCTCCGACGGCCAATACCAAGGCCGCAACCGTAACCGTGCCCAGGCGCGCGTGAACGCGCTGCGCGCGGCCGGATGCGCGGTGCTGTGGCTGGCACCGGCCGACAGCGAGCCGGAGCCGCTGGACGGGGTGACCCTGCACTTGGTTACCGACCCGGCTGCCACCGCCGCCGCGATCGGCCGCGCCGCCACCGCCGCCGTACGCGCCGCCTAG
- a CDS encoding AAA family ATPase, with protein sequence MPTTPATATATIAAPAAGRLPNGELRRMVAAALAADPAREQSPREIANGLGRSSGAVGNALESLTAAGHAERTSAAPRRYRATATTATAAAPTAAAPAPAAPAIPAAPAASKAAKPARRRPKKNNTPAAPATPAAPAAPARTGNTVARPNGQDYHVRKLAGRADVDVLQTMRAAEVPVLLYGPPGTGKTSLIEAAYGDLLTVQGDGDTTVADLVGEYTQNPDGTFVFVHGPLVRAMREGRVLFIDDATLIPPTVLSVVYPAMDGRKEIVIKAHGGEVVKAAPGFFVVAGHNPGVHGAILSDALASRFAFQVQVGSDYDLAAQLGVERRAVKVARELAARQEKGEVGWAPQLRELLAFRKIAAATDSATAAANLIGAAPEDDRAIVAAVVRSVYGANHVPLALGPRI encoded by the coding sequence ATGCCCACCACACCCGCCACCGCCACCGCCACTATCGCTGCACCGGCCGCCGGTCGCCTGCCCAACGGCGAACTCCGCCGCATGGTTGCCGCCGCGCTGGCCGCCGACCCGGCCCGCGAACAGTCCCCGCGTGAGATTGCCAACGGGCTCGGCCGGTCGTCCGGCGCGGTCGGCAACGCGCTGGAATCGCTGACCGCCGCCGGGCACGCCGAACGCACCTCGGCGGCCCCGCGCCGCTACCGCGCCACCGCCACCACGGCCACCGCCGCCGCCCCGACCGCTGCCGCCCCGGCACCGGCCGCGCCTGCCATCCCGGCAGCCCCGGCCGCCAGTAAGGCGGCGAAACCGGCCCGCCGCCGCCCCAAGAAGAACAACACTCCCGCCGCCCCGGCCACTCCTGCCGCCCCGGCGGCACCGGCGCGCACCGGCAACACGGTGGCCCGGCCGAACGGGCAGGACTACCACGTGCGGAAGCTGGCTGGGCGCGCCGATGTCGATGTGTTGCAAACGATGCGCGCGGCCGAGGTGCCGGTGCTGCTGTACGGGCCGCCCGGAACCGGGAAGACCTCGCTCATCGAGGCCGCCTACGGGGACCTGCTGACCGTCCAGGGTGACGGGGACACCACGGTCGCCGATCTGGTCGGCGAGTACACCCAGAACCCGGATGGCACTTTCGTTTTCGTGCACGGCCCGCTGGTCCGGGCCATGCGTGAGGGCCGGGTGCTGTTCATTGATGACGCGACCCTCATCCCGCCGACTGTGCTGTCGGTGGTGTACCCGGCCATGGACGGCCGCAAGGAGATCGTGATCAAAGCCCACGGCGGCGAGGTGGTCAAAGCCGCGCCCGGGTTCTTCGTGGTGGCCGGGCACAACCCGGGGGTGCACGGGGCGATCCTGTCCGATGCGTTGGCGAGCCGGTTCGCGTTCCAGGTGCAGGTGGGCAGCGACTACGACCTCGCCGCCCAGCTCGGGGTGGAACGGCGGGCGGTGAAGGTGGCGCGGGAGCTGGCCGCCCGGCAGGAAAAGGGCGAGGTCGGGTGGGCGCCCCAGCTGCGCGAGCTGCTGGCGTTCCGCAAGATTGCCGCCGCCACCGACTCCGCCACGGCCGCCGCCAATTTGATCGGGGCCGCGCCCGAGGACGACCGGGCCATCGTGGCCGCCGTGGTGCGCAGCGTGTACGGCGCCAACCACGTCCCGCTGGCCCTCGGCCCTCGCATCTGA
- a CDS encoding lipase family protein: MTTSTNDFYNVTTLDGYRPGDLVRTRPVFVAQLSEARGAWQVIYATANARSETIAASGIVLIPETIATPGTTAILVYCPEFRGLGGVCAPSQLLAIGAEPDTTGIEAALARGWVVAIPDGEGLGITGGGPHTFLAARAGARSVLDLARAVYRGADLGVAVAPVVAWGYADGGRVAAVAGELQPWYAPEIDLRGVAAGAVASDLAVLAPLVSRGTRTGLAGLAFAGLIGLARAYDQLPLRHVLNEDGLVAAAEARHLTVVELLERFPQPLAHWCREPDPWNDHWWRRVLALETLAHVKSDVPLHLYHGELDLIVPVRAGRKALIAYRQRGTRVDWREYDGDHRSTAHCAISDVLARLTEDIANGPVSQPISAPAEARSEPST; encoded by the coding sequence ATGACCACCAGCACCAACGACTTCTACAACGTCACGACCCTCGACGGCTACCGCCCCGGAGACCTCGTGCGCACACGGCCGGTGTTCGTCGCGCAGCTGAGCGAGGCGCGGGGGGCGTGGCAGGTCATCTACGCCACGGCCAACGCCCGCTCCGAAACCATCGCGGCCTCGGGAATCGTGCTGATCCCCGAGACCATCGCAACCCCGGGCACGACCGCGATCCTGGTGTACTGCCCGGAGTTTCGCGGCCTGGGCGGTGTCTGCGCGCCGTCGCAACTGCTGGCGATCGGTGCCGAACCCGACACCACCGGTATCGAGGCCGCCCTCGCGCGAGGCTGGGTGGTGGCGATCCCGGACGGGGAGGGCCTGGGCATCACCGGAGGCGGCCCGCACACCTTCCTCGCCGCACGCGCCGGAGCCCGCAGCGTGCTGGACCTCGCGCGAGCGGTCTATCGGGGCGCGGACCTCGGGGTCGCGGTCGCGCCAGTGGTGGCCTGGGGATACGCCGACGGTGGCCGTGTCGCGGCGGTCGCGGGGGAGCTGCAGCCCTGGTACGCCCCCGAGATCGACCTGCGCGGCGTCGCGGCCGGAGCAGTCGCCTCCGACCTCGCGGTCCTGGCCCCGCTGGTCAGCCGGGGCACCCGCACCGGTCTCGCGGGGCTCGCGTTCGCCGGGCTGATCGGCCTGGCTCGCGCCTACGACCAACTGCCCCTGCGGCACGTGCTCAACGAGGACGGTCTCGTCGCTGCCGCCGAGGCCCGCCACCTCACCGTCGTCGAACTACTGGAACGCTTCCCGCAACCTCTCGCGCACTGGTGCCGCGAACCCGACCCGTGGAACGACCACTGGTGGCGTCGAGTCCTCGCCCTGGAGACCCTCGCACACGTGAAATCCGATGTACCCCTGCATCTCTACCACGGGGAACTCGATCTGATCGTGCCCGTCCGCGCTGGACGAAAGGCTTTGATTGCCTACCGGCAGCGCGGCACCCGTGTCGACTGGCGCGAGTACGACGGCGACCACCGCAGCACCGCACACTGCGCGATCTCCGACGTCCTGGCCCGGCTCACCGAGGACATCGCCAACGGCCCCGTGTCTCAGCCGATCTCGGCACCGGCCGAGGCCAGAAGTGAGCCGAGCACGTGA
- a CDS encoding cutinase family protein, with the protein MTSLRLLTATVLAACTSALCTPGSGTAQPPAIGGPGCPVLWVLGVQGTGESSLGASETADTGMLGALLGPVVAAVPDLVQRTYIPYSAAFGGAVGTGGGTAPYAASVGEGLAALTATAARIAADCPATALAVVGFSQGAQVVSEFARAVGAGEGPVPPERVAGIALYSDPDRAPGSPVIPGRPGQLTPDPAPGTSGAAVSGVAITTAPAAGGGIATSSGVEYGALTGRVTDVCVEGDLSCAAPDRAALLRVAAQVAAQADLRDPVAALGSLQALLSGVLGDAWTTVVNSDFRIEPGIVDYVPAASLADRLTDASDPRTPRPGADETAAAMARWGQITGVVASDPVGQLPKLAGQLSAAWGQLVGDNADLTNPGVWLRYADIHGSHTGYAAAGQLASGIAWMTALAHDLAGSHQ; encoded by the coding sequence GTGACCAGTCTCCGTCTCCTCACCGCCACCGTCCTGGCGGCCTGCACGAGCGCGCTGTGCACGCCTGGTTCCGGGACGGCGCAACCACCCGCGATCGGCGGGCCGGGCTGCCCCGTGCTGTGGGTCCTCGGGGTGCAGGGCACCGGCGAGTCCTCGCTGGGGGCCTCCGAGACCGCCGACACCGGGATGCTGGGCGCGTTGCTCGGCCCGGTGGTGGCCGCTGTCCCGGATTTGGTGCAGCGCACCTACATTCCGTACTCGGCCGCGTTCGGGGGCGCGGTAGGCACCGGTGGCGGCACGGCCCCGTACGCGGCCTCGGTCGGCGAGGGCCTGGCCGCGCTGACCGCGACCGCGGCGAGGATCGCCGCCGACTGCCCGGCCACGGCGCTCGCGGTGGTCGGGTTCTCCCAAGGCGCACAGGTGGTCTCGGAATTCGCCCGTGCTGTCGGCGCGGGCGAGGGACCCGTCCCGCCCGAGCGGGTGGCGGGTATCGCGCTGTACTCCGATCCCGACCGCGCCCCGGGCTCACCGGTGATCCCAGGCCGCCCCGGCCAACTCACTCCCGACCCGGCCCCGGGCACGTCCGGGGCGGCGGTGTCGGGGGTGGCGATCACCACCGCCCCGGCAGCCGGTGGCGGGATCGCCACCAGTTCGGGTGTCGAGTACGGGGCGTTGACCGGCCGGGTGACCGACGTCTGCGTCGAAGGCGACCTCAGCTGTGCGGCACCTGATCGCGCCGCTCTGTTGCGGGTGGCCGCGCAGGTCGCTGCCCAGGCGGATCTGCGTGATCCGGTAGCGGCGCTCGGCTCGCTCCAGGCGCTGCTGTCGGGTGTGCTCGGTGACGCCTGGACCACCGTGGTGAACAGCGACTTCCGAATCGAGCCCGGGATCGTCGATTACGTGCCCGCGGCGAGTTTGGCCGACCGGCTCACCGACGCCTCCGACCCCCGCACTCCACGACCGGGTGCGGATGAGACGGCTGCCGCAATGGCGCGGTGGGGGCAGATCACTGGGGTGGTGGCCTCCGACCCGGTCGGGCAGTTGCCGAAGCTGGCCGGGCAGTTGTCGGCTGCGTGGGGCCAGCTGGTCGGCGACAACGCCGATCTGACGAATCCGGGCGTGTGGCTTCGCTACGCCGACATCCACGGCAGCCACACCGGCTACGCCGCCGCCGGACAACTCGCCAGCGGCATCGCGTGGATGACCGCACTCGCCCACGACCTCGCCGGGAGCCACCAATGA